Proteins from one Fusobacterium perfoetens genomic window:
- a CDS encoding ATPase, whose product MDEIKNLMRRAFITSGIIIIYGLIIKEKMVCIGMFGGSLISILAFYMICIDVKSITVRGGSYKAGIIGYLKRYLLYGISLGSAAYFFGTGMMLSTAIGLLNIKFNIYIMVLYKNFVKFKNKYLK is encoded by the coding sequence ATGGATGAAATAAAAAATTTGATGAGGAGAGCTTTTATTACTTCTGGAATAATAATTATATACGGGCTTATTATAAAAGAAAAAATGGTCTGCATAGGAATGTTTGGAGGTTCTCTGATTTCCATACTTGCTTTTTATATGATTTGCATTGATGTAAAATCCATTACAGTAAGAGGCGGATCTTACAAAGCTGGGATTATAGGTTATCTGAAAAGATATCTTCTTTATGGAATCTCTTTAGGATCAGCAGCTTATTTTTTTGGAACAGGAATGATGTTAAGTACAGCCATTGGATTATTAAACATAAAATTTAATATCTATATAATGGTTTTATATAAAAATTTTGTAAAATTTAAAAATAAGTACTTAAAGTAA
- a CDS encoding AtpZ/AtpI family protein, with protein MLKFDRDFFKYLSLLGTLGFIIMGNILVSLAIYRYIIARYVCESPVLFIIFLLLGIASGFYSVYQQIMKK; from the coding sequence ATGTTAAAATTTGATAGAGATTTTTTTAAATATTTATCCCTTTTAGGAACTCTTGGTTTTATTATTATGGGAAATATTTTGGTATCTTTAGCTATTTATAGATATATAATAGCAAGATATGTATGTGAAAGTCCTGTGCTTTTTATAATATTTCTTCTTCTTGGTATTGCCAGTGGGTTTTATAGTGTTTATCAACAGATAATGAAAAAATAA
- a CDS encoding class I SAM-dependent DNA methyltransferase has product MYKNFSKVYDKFMEVCNYDEWIEILEKYIKEYNPEGKKVLDLGCGTGKNLLKLSEKYECTGLDLSEEMLKRAKIRLKGKNVPLFLGDMRAFDTGEKYDIIFSFFDTVNHLTSSEDLLDLFNSVRNSLNKQGIYIFDVVDREFMDKMFANDVYADNRKDFAVIWEHFYDEEENIDQIEATYFVKNKNKTFDKLTEYYEKRIFTESEIFNCSKNAQLALVKYEKNDKIADKRFFYILKNEE; this is encoded by the coding sequence ATGTATAAAAATTTTTCTAAGGTCTATGACAAATTTATGGAAGTCTGTAACTATGATGAATGGATTGAGATTCTTGAAAAATATATAAAAGAATATAATCCTGAAGGAAAAAAAGTTTTAGATTTAGGCTGTGGAACGGGAAAAAATTTGCTCAAACTGTCAGAGAAGTATGAGTGTACTGGGTTGGATTTGTCAGAGGAGATGCTGAAAAGGGCTAAAATAAGATTAAAGGGCAAAAATGTACCATTATTCTTGGGCGATATGAGAGCATTTGATACAGGAGAAAAATATGACATTATATTTTCTTTTTTTGACACAGTAAATCATCTTACTTCATCTGAAGATTTATTGGATTTATTTAATAGTGTAAGAAATTCTCTTAATAAACAAGGGATTTATATATTTGATGTTGTAGATAGAGAATTTATGGATAAAATGTTTGCTAATGATGTATATGCAGATAACAGAAAAGATTTTGCTGTTATTTGGGAACATTTTTATGACGAAGAAGAAAATATTGACCAAATAGAAGCTACATATTTTGTAAAAAATAAAAATAAAACTTTTGACAAACTAACAGAGTACTATGAGAAGAGAATTTTCACAGAAAGTGAAATTTTTAACTGTTCAAAAAATGCTCAATTAGCTCTTGTAAAATACGAAAAAAATGATAAAATAGCAGATAAGAGATTTTTTTATATTTTAAAAAATGAAGAATAG